One window of the Populus nigra chromosome 4, ddPopNigr1.1, whole genome shotgun sequence genome contains the following:
- the LOC133691211 gene encoding protein SPA, chloroplastic, translating into MPVAHSIPRLHSPFLCCPLNNISSSLSSFKSARHHPQRSPVSYPCIRAIDLDQNTIVAISVGVVSLAVGIGIPVFYESQIDNAAKRDNTQPCFPCNGSGAQKCRFCLGTGSVTVELGGDEKEVSRCINCDGIGSLTCTTCQGSGIQPRYLDRREFKDDD; encoded by the exons ATGCCAGTAGCGCATTCCATTCCTCGTCTTCACTCACCATTTCTATGCTGCCCTCTTAACAATATCTCTTCTTCACTGTCATCCTTCAAGTCCGCGAGACATCATCCTCAACGGTCACCAGTGTCTTATCCATGCATCAGAGCTATTGATCTCGATCAGAACACG ATAGTTGCAATTTCGGTCGGGGTCGTGAGCCTTGCTGTTGGGATAGGAATTCCTGTTTTCTACGAATCCCAGATTGATAATGCT GCAAAGCGAGATAATACCCAGCCATGTTTCCCTTGCAATGGTAGCGGTGCAC AAAAATGTAGATTTTGCCTGGGAACTGGCTCGGTGACAGTGGAGCTAGGTGGGGATGAAAAAGAAGTCTCTAGATGCATCAATTGCGACGGTATCGGTTCTTTGACTTGCACAACATGTCAAGGCAGTGGCATTCAACCCCGGTATCTAGATCGCAG GGAATTCAAGGATGATGATTGA
- the LOC133690866 gene encoding putative HVA22-like protein g isoform X1: protein MIGSFLTRGLVMVFGYAYPAYECYKTVELNKPEIEQLRFWCQYWILVAVLTVCERIGDTFISWVPMYSEAKLAFYIYLWYPKTKGTSYVYDSFFKPYVAKHENEIDRSLLELRTRAGDMVFVYWQRAASYGQTRVFEILQYIAAQSTTRPRPAQPQQQGARARQPSAPSRQPSSNRQPATTQAEPEESLSPTSSTSSSQHQMEVAEEAGPSKVLEAAVPATASNAQTAPEVSSQPKPTEEEAMETEDVPSSSENKNEDPTPKETLMEQTTRDTRVRLRKTHSGTNR from the exons ATGATTGGATCATTTCTAACACGAGGGCTTGT GATGGTTTTTGGCTATGCTTATCCAGCGTATGAGTGCTATAAAACGGTCGAATTGAATAAGCCAGAGATTGAGCAACTCCGATTTTGGTGCCAGTATTG GATTTTGGTGGCGGTTTTGACAGTTTGTGAGAGAATTGGAGATACTTTTATTTCATG GGTCCCAATGTACAGTGAGGCTAAGTTGGCATTTTACATATACTTATGGTACCCTAAAACTAAG GGAACCTCCTATGTGTACGATTCCTTCTTCAAACCATATGTTGCGAAACATGAGAATGAAATAGATCGCAGCTTGTTGGAGCTGAGGACTAGGGCTGGAGATATGGTTTTTGTATACTGGCAAAGAGCAGCAAGTTATGGTCAGACAAGAGTTTTTGAGATTTTGCAGTACATTGCTGCACAGTCAACAACAAGGCCTCGCCCTGCTCAG CCACAGCAGCAAGGTGCTAGGGCTCGCCAGCCTTCTGCTCCCAGCCGTCAACCTTCATCAAACCGTCAACCAGCTACGACACAAGCAGAGCCAGAAGAATCTCTATCTCCCACTTCTAGCACATCTTCAAGTCAGCACCAAATGGAAGTAGCGGAAGAGGCAGGTCCTTCTAAAGTGCTTGAAGCAGCAGTTCCTGCAACAGCTTCAAATGCCCAAACAGCACCTGAAGTTTCCAGCCAACCTAAACCAACCGAGGAAGAAGCAATGGAGACTGAAGACGTGCCATCATcttcagaaaacaaaaacgaagACCCTACACCAAAAGAAACTTTGATGGAGCAAACAACACGGGATACACGTGTCAGATTGAGGAAAACCCATTCTGGAACAAACCGTTGA
- the LOC133692742 gene encoding uncharacterized protein LOC133692742 isoform X3, translating into MPPSKISNKISRCLNAPLRQIQAIESANSVALFCILSILKDHNKGPNMSQNSIQSNSIQNPRVTWEGCSVLLDINDGDRLVFSRLTAGSTLKIGSKNFSLRPLIGCPFGSSFQIENGTEGLCLYNNDQEKGGSQIMDECRDNRAIVDNNEAQTLTSGDIDEMRRQGVKGDEIIEALIANSATYEKKTTFSQEKYRIKKQKKYAPRVLLRRPSARSICEAYFKKYPHRIGFLRVDALSLLLSLANVTANSDILLVDMVGGLLTGAVAERLGAGTGYVCNTYLGSTPYPVEIVRTFNFDNEICKRIVRAPLRDLCLDQTGTSEIIDASNAELNGQTSSINTEEMSLPSNHEAVDSETIVSPQSKMGKPPKAGEKASEEAIKSWKENGFSSLIIAAPDADAWSLAKDLLPLLSYSAPFAIYHQYLQPLATCMHNLQQGKLAIGLQISEPWLREYQVLPSRTHPLMQMSAFGGYILSGTKICSSS; encoded by the exons ATGCCCCCTTCGAAAATTTCGAATAAAATCAGTCGCTGCTTGAATGCTCCACTGCGGCAAATTCAAGCAATAGAGAGTGCCAATTCTGTTGCTTTGTTCTGTATTCTTTCAATTCTTAAAGATCACAATAAGGGGCCAAACATGTCCCAAAATAGCATCCagtcaaattcaattcaaaacccTAGAGTAACCTGGGAAGGTTGCAGTGTCTTGCTCGACATTAACGACGGCGACCGCCTTGTTTTTTCTCGATTAACAGCTGGCTC GACGTTGAAAATTGGAAGTAAGAATTTCTCTTTACGGCCCTTGATTGGATGCCCCTTCGGTTCTTCTTTTCAAATTGAGAATGGGACTGAAGGGCTTTGTTTAT ATAATAATGATCAAGAAAAAGGAGGATCTCAAATAATGGACGAATGCAGGGATAATCGAGCTATTGTTGATAATAATGAAGCCCAGACCCTAACTAGTGGAGACATAGATGAAATGCGGAG GCAGGGTGTGAAAGGTGATGAGATAATTGAAGCTCTCATTGCCAATAGTGCAAcatatgagaaaaaaacaacattttctcAA GAGAAATATAGGATTAAGAAGCAAAAAAAGTATGCCCCTAGAGTACTTCTGAGGCGACCTTCTGCTAGAAG CATATGCGAGGCGTACTTCAAGAAATATCCACATAGAATCGG ATTCCTGCGAGTAGATGCATTATCCCTGTTGCTTTCACTTGCTAATGTTACTGCAAACTCTGACATCCTGTTAGTGGATATGGTTGGTGGCCTTCTTACTGGTGCTGTGGCAGAGCGTTTAGGAG CAGGTACAGGTTACGTTTGCAATACATATCTTGGAAGTACACCATATCCTGTGGAGATAGTCAGAACATTCAACTTTGATAATGAAATCTGCAAAAG GATTGTGCGGGCTCCTCTGCGTGACCTCTGTTTAGACCAAACTGGAACATCCGAGATAATTGATGCCAGCAATGCAGAATTAAAT GGCCAAACCTCCTCCATCAACACGGAAGAAATGTCTCTTCCATCCAACCACGAGGCTGTGGATTCAGAGACTATTGTCTCTCCACAAAGTAAAATGGGCAAACCCCCTAAAGCTGGCGAAAAGGCATCAGAAGAAGCCATTAAGTCATGGAAGGAAAATGGGTTCTCTAG TCTAATAATTGCTGCTCCAGATGCAGATGCTTGGAGCTTAGCCAAGGATCTACTGCCACTTCTATCATATTCAGCACCATTTGCTATCTACCACCAGTATCTTCAG CCACTTGCAACATGCATGCACAATTTACAGCAGGGGAAACTGGCAATTGGTTTGCAAATTTCAGAACCTTGGCTACGTGAATATCAG GTTCTTCCATCAAGAACTCATCCATTGATGCAGATGAGTGCCTTTGGGGGTTACATTCTCAGTGGGACCAAGATATGTAGCAGTAGCTAA
- the LOC133691347 gene encoding probable diphthine methyl ester synthase translates to MLYLIGLGLGDEKDITLRGLEAVKKCEKVYMEAYTSLLSFGLSTDGLSTLEKLYGKPITVADREMVEEKVDSVLSEATSFDVAFLVVGDPFGATTHTDLVVRAKELGVEVKVIHNASVMNAVGICGLQLYRYGETISIPFFTDTWKPDSFYEKIQRNRELGLHTLCLLDIKVKEPTWESLCRGKKLYEPPRFMTINTAIEQLLEIEQNRGESAYNEDTNCVGLARLGSEDQKIVAGTMRQLLAVDFGAPLHCLVIVGTTHPIEEEMLNMYKLKGESIDHKDHRTA, encoded by the exons ATGCTGTACTTGATAGGTCTGGGTTTAGGTGATGAGAAGGACATCACGTTGAGAGGACTAGAAGCAGTGAAGAAATGTGAGAAAGTTTACATGGAAGCCTACACCTCTCTTCTTTCCTTTGGTCTCTCGACTGATGGACTCTCCACTCTG GAAAAGTTGTATGGGAAACCCATTACCGTTGCAGATAGAGAGATGGTAGAAGAGAAAGTAGACAGTGTGTTGTCTGAAGCTACTTCATTTGACGTGGCTTTTCTTGTTGTTGGAGATCCTTTTGG GGCTACAACTCACACTGATCTTGTTGTTCGAGCTAAGGAATTAGGGGTTGAGGTCAAAGTGATACATAATGCATCGGTGATGAATGCTGTTGGGATTTGTGGGCTGCAATTGTATCGATATGGAGAGACAATTTCAATTCCGTTTTTTACAGATACATGGAAACCTGATAGCTTTTATGAGAAGATACAAAGAAATCGTGAGCTTGGATTGCATACTCTTTGTCTATTAG ATATAAAAGTGAAGGAACCTACATGGGAATCCTTGTGCAG AGGAAAGAAGCTATATGAACCACCAAGATTCATGACCATAAATACTGCTATTGAGCAACTCTTGGAGATTGAGCAAAACCGTGGAGAATCAG CATACAATGAAGACACCAATTGTGTTGGGCTTGCTCGGCTTGGAAGTGAAGATCAGAAGATAGTTGCTGGCACAATGAGGCAACTTCTGGCAGTTGATTTTGGGGCACCCCTGCACTGCCTTGTAATAGTAGGCACCACTCATCCAATAGAAGAAGAAATGCTGAATATGTACAAGCTTAAAGGAGAGAGTATAGACCACAAAGATCACAGGACTGCATGA
- the LOC133690866 gene encoding putative HVA22-like protein g isoform X2, which translates to MVFGYAYPAYECYKTVELNKPEIEQLRFWCQYWILVAVLTVCERIGDTFISWVPMYSEAKLAFYIYLWYPKTKGTSYVYDSFFKPYVAKHENEIDRSLLELRTRAGDMVFVYWQRAASYGQTRVFEILQYIAAQSTTRPRPAQPQQQGARARQPSAPSRQPSSNRQPATTQAEPEESLSPTSSTSSSQHQMEVAEEAGPSKVLEAAVPATASNAQTAPEVSSQPKPTEEEAMETEDVPSSSENKNEDPTPKETLMEQTTRDTRVRLRKTHSGTNR; encoded by the exons ATGGTTTTTGGCTATGCTTATCCAGCGTATGAGTGCTATAAAACGGTCGAATTGAATAAGCCAGAGATTGAGCAACTCCGATTTTGGTGCCAGTATTG GATTTTGGTGGCGGTTTTGACAGTTTGTGAGAGAATTGGAGATACTTTTATTTCATG GGTCCCAATGTACAGTGAGGCTAAGTTGGCATTTTACATATACTTATGGTACCCTAAAACTAAG GGAACCTCCTATGTGTACGATTCCTTCTTCAAACCATATGTTGCGAAACATGAGAATGAAATAGATCGCAGCTTGTTGGAGCTGAGGACTAGGGCTGGAGATATGGTTTTTGTATACTGGCAAAGAGCAGCAAGTTATGGTCAGACAAGAGTTTTTGAGATTTTGCAGTACATTGCTGCACAGTCAACAACAAGGCCTCGCCCTGCTCAG CCACAGCAGCAAGGTGCTAGGGCTCGCCAGCCTTCTGCTCCCAGCCGTCAACCTTCATCAAACCGTCAACCAGCTACGACACAAGCAGAGCCAGAAGAATCTCTATCTCCCACTTCTAGCACATCTTCAAGTCAGCACCAAATGGAAGTAGCGGAAGAGGCAGGTCCTTCTAAAGTGCTTGAAGCAGCAGTTCCTGCAACAGCTTCAAATGCCCAAACAGCACCTGAAGTTTCCAGCCAACCTAAACCAACCGAGGAAGAAGCAATGGAGACTGAAGACGTGCCATCATcttcagaaaacaaaaacgaagACCCTACACCAAAAGAAACTTTGATGGAGCAAACAACACGGGATACACGTGTCAGATTGAGGAAAACCCATTCTGGAACAAACCGTTGA
- the LOC133692742 gene encoding uncharacterized protein LOC133692742 isoform X1 has product MPPSKISNKISRCLNAPLRQIQAIESANSVALFCILSILKDHNKGPNMSQNSIQSNSIQNPRVTWEGCSVLLDINDGDRLVFSRLTAGSTLKIGSKNFSLRPLIGCPFGSSFQIENGTEGLCLCRFVPSTEVDNNDQEKGGSQIMDECRDNRAIVDNNEAQTLTSGDIDEMRRQGVKGDEIIEALIANSATYEKKTTFSQEKYRIKKQKKYAPRVLLRRPSARSICEAYFKKYPHRIGFLRVDALSLLLSLANVTANSDILLVDMVGGLLTGAVAERLGAGTGYVCNTYLGSTPYPVEIVRTFNFDNEICKRIVRAPLRDLCLDQTGTSEIIDASNAELNGQTSSINTEEMSLPSNHEAVDSETIVSPQSKMGKPPKAGEKASEEAIKSWKENGFSSLIIAAPDADAWSLAKDLLPLLSYSAPFAIYHQYLQPLATCMHNLQQGKLAIGLQISEPWLREYQVLPSRTHPLMQMSAFGGYILSGTKICSSS; this is encoded by the exons ATGCCCCCTTCGAAAATTTCGAATAAAATCAGTCGCTGCTTGAATGCTCCACTGCGGCAAATTCAAGCAATAGAGAGTGCCAATTCTGTTGCTTTGTTCTGTATTCTTTCAATTCTTAAAGATCACAATAAGGGGCCAAACATGTCCCAAAATAGCATCCagtcaaattcaattcaaaacccTAGAGTAACCTGGGAAGGTTGCAGTGTCTTGCTCGACATTAACGACGGCGACCGCCTTGTTTTTTCTCGATTAACAGCTGGCTC GACGTTGAAAATTGGAAGTAAGAATTTCTCTTTACGGCCCTTGATTGGATGCCCCTTCGGTTCTTCTTTTCAAATTGAGAATGGGACTGAAGGGCTTTGTTTATGTAGGTTTGTTCCTTCCACAGAAGTAG ATAATAATGATCAAGAAAAAGGAGGATCTCAAATAATGGACGAATGCAGGGATAATCGAGCTATTGTTGATAATAATGAAGCCCAGACCCTAACTAGTGGAGACATAGATGAAATGCGGAG GCAGGGTGTGAAAGGTGATGAGATAATTGAAGCTCTCATTGCCAATAGTGCAAcatatgagaaaaaaacaacattttctcAA GAGAAATATAGGATTAAGAAGCAAAAAAAGTATGCCCCTAGAGTACTTCTGAGGCGACCTTCTGCTAGAAG CATATGCGAGGCGTACTTCAAGAAATATCCACATAGAATCGG ATTCCTGCGAGTAGATGCATTATCCCTGTTGCTTTCACTTGCTAATGTTACTGCAAACTCTGACATCCTGTTAGTGGATATGGTTGGTGGCCTTCTTACTGGTGCTGTGGCAGAGCGTTTAGGAG CAGGTACAGGTTACGTTTGCAATACATATCTTGGAAGTACACCATATCCTGTGGAGATAGTCAGAACATTCAACTTTGATAATGAAATCTGCAAAAG GATTGTGCGGGCTCCTCTGCGTGACCTCTGTTTAGACCAAACTGGAACATCCGAGATAATTGATGCCAGCAATGCAGAATTAAAT GGCCAAACCTCCTCCATCAACACGGAAGAAATGTCTCTTCCATCCAACCACGAGGCTGTGGATTCAGAGACTATTGTCTCTCCACAAAGTAAAATGGGCAAACCCCCTAAAGCTGGCGAAAAGGCATCAGAAGAAGCCATTAAGTCATGGAAGGAAAATGGGTTCTCTAG TCTAATAATTGCTGCTCCAGATGCAGATGCTTGGAGCTTAGCCAAGGATCTACTGCCACTTCTATCATATTCAGCACCATTTGCTATCTACCACCAGTATCTTCAG CCACTTGCAACATGCATGCACAATTTACAGCAGGGGAAACTGGCAATTGGTTTGCAAATTTCAGAACCTTGGCTACGTGAATATCAG GTTCTTCCATCAAGAACTCATCCATTGATGCAGATGAGTGCCTTTGGGGGTTACATTCTCAGTGGGACCAAGATATGTAGCAGTAGCTAA
- the LOC133691161 gene encoding L10-interacting MYB domain-containing protein-like, whose protein sequence is MEGETGNQSKQERFRTRWTPSLDRIFADLVVQQIQLGNRPNNVFDKKTWNHIRDEFNKETGSKFNNNQLRKHLDVLRTRFNNVKSAFARNEFALVDPCGVGFDLWEDSFGAQPRPETVKVKDCPIYEQLCKIFTDTSADGKYAQSSHFEGLDKSVGNDIAGRISWPDGGTPRSEDPSSSSKLSKGNSASSEKAVKNAGERKRKRPSETPSSEQNNRDQELNEAMAEALLEMVAASKRREVAARQDEERFTITNCIEALDEIQKIDQHLYFAALDLFEDPTLRETFLSLKGDDLRLTWLQGKCG, encoded by the exons ATGGAAGGTGAAACTGGTAATCAATCTAAGCAAGAACGTTTTAGAACAAGGTGGACACCATCCCTTGATAGGATATTTGCAGACTTGGTAGTGCAGCAGATTCAGCTAGGAAACAGaccaaataatgtttttgacaaGAAAACTTGGAATCACATACGTGATGAATTCAACAAGGAGACgggttcaaaatttaataacaatcaACTGAGAAAGCACCTTGATGTACTGCGGACACGATTCAATAATGTGAAGTCAGCATTTGCTCGAAATGAATTTGCATTGGTGGATCCCTGTGGTGTTGGATTTGATTTGTGGGAAGATTCTTTTGGG GCACAGCCTAGGCCTGAGACAGTTAAAGTCAAGGACTGTCCCATATATGAGCAACTCTGCAAGATTTTCACAGATACATCAGCTGATGGGAAGTATGCCCAATCAAGTCACTTTGAGGGTTTGGACAAATCTGTTGGAAATGATATTGCAGGTAGAATTTCATGGCCAGATGGCGGAACCCCTCGTTCCGAAgatccatcatcatcatcaaaattatcaaaaggaAATTCTGCATCATCAGAAAAGGCAGTGAAGAATGCaggggaaagaaaaaggaaacgtCCGTCTGAGACACCTTCTTCAGAGCAGAATAATAGGGATCAAGAACTTAATGAAGCTATGGCAGAAGCCTTGTTGGAGATGGTAGCTGCGTCGAAGCGGAGGGAAGTTGCCGCAAGACAAGATGAGGAGAGATTTACTATAACTAATTGTATTGAAGCTCTGGATGAGATTCAAAAGATTGACCAGCACCTTTACTTTGCAGCTTTGGACCTTTTTGAAGACCCCACCTTACGAGAGACCTTTCTCTCTCTGAAAGGTGATGACCTACGGTTGACTTGGTTGCAGGGCAAGTGTGGTTGA
- the LOC133692742 gene encoding uncharacterized protein LOC133692742 isoform X2, with translation MPPSKISNKISRCLNAPLRQIQAIESANSVALFCILSILKDHNKGPNMSQNSIQSNSIQNPRVTWEGCSVLLDINDGDRLVFSRLTAGSTLKIGSKNFSLRPLIGCPFGSSFQIENGTEGLCLCRFVPSTEVDNNDQEKGGSQIMDECRDNRAIVDNNEAQTLTSGDIDEMRRQGVKGDEIIEALIANSATYEKKTTFSQEKYRIKKQKKYAPRVLLRRPSARSICEAYFKKYPHRIGFLRVDALSLLLSLANVTANSDILLVDMVGGLLTGAVAERLGGTGYVCNTYLGSTPYPVEIVRTFNFDNEICKRIVRAPLRDLCLDQTGTSEIIDASNAELNGQTSSINTEEMSLPSNHEAVDSETIVSPQSKMGKPPKAGEKASEEAIKSWKENGFSSLIIAAPDADAWSLAKDLLPLLSYSAPFAIYHQYLQPLATCMHNLQQGKLAIGLQISEPWLREYQVLPSRTHPLMQMSAFGGYILSGTKICSSS, from the exons ATGCCCCCTTCGAAAATTTCGAATAAAATCAGTCGCTGCTTGAATGCTCCACTGCGGCAAATTCAAGCAATAGAGAGTGCCAATTCTGTTGCTTTGTTCTGTATTCTTTCAATTCTTAAAGATCACAATAAGGGGCCAAACATGTCCCAAAATAGCATCCagtcaaattcaattcaaaacccTAGAGTAACCTGGGAAGGTTGCAGTGTCTTGCTCGACATTAACGACGGCGACCGCCTTGTTTTTTCTCGATTAACAGCTGGCTC GACGTTGAAAATTGGAAGTAAGAATTTCTCTTTACGGCCCTTGATTGGATGCCCCTTCGGTTCTTCTTTTCAAATTGAGAATGGGACTGAAGGGCTTTGTTTATGTAGGTTTGTTCCTTCCACAGAAGTAG ATAATAATGATCAAGAAAAAGGAGGATCTCAAATAATGGACGAATGCAGGGATAATCGAGCTATTGTTGATAATAATGAAGCCCAGACCCTAACTAGTGGAGACATAGATGAAATGCGGAG GCAGGGTGTGAAAGGTGATGAGATAATTGAAGCTCTCATTGCCAATAGTGCAAcatatgagaaaaaaacaacattttctcAA GAGAAATATAGGATTAAGAAGCAAAAAAAGTATGCCCCTAGAGTACTTCTGAGGCGACCTTCTGCTAGAAG CATATGCGAGGCGTACTTCAAGAAATATCCACATAGAATCGG ATTCCTGCGAGTAGATGCATTATCCCTGTTGCTTTCACTTGCTAATGTTACTGCAAACTCTGACATCCTGTTAGTGGATATGGTTGGTGGCCTTCTTACTGGTGCTGTGGCAGAGCGTTTAGGAG GTACAGGTTACGTTTGCAATACATATCTTGGAAGTACACCATATCCTGTGGAGATAGTCAGAACATTCAACTTTGATAATGAAATCTGCAAAAG GATTGTGCGGGCTCCTCTGCGTGACCTCTGTTTAGACCAAACTGGAACATCCGAGATAATTGATGCCAGCAATGCAGAATTAAAT GGCCAAACCTCCTCCATCAACACGGAAGAAATGTCTCTTCCATCCAACCACGAGGCTGTGGATTCAGAGACTATTGTCTCTCCACAAAGTAAAATGGGCAAACCCCCTAAAGCTGGCGAAAAGGCATCAGAAGAAGCCATTAAGTCATGGAAGGAAAATGGGTTCTCTAG TCTAATAATTGCTGCTCCAGATGCAGATGCTTGGAGCTTAGCCAAGGATCTACTGCCACTTCTATCATATTCAGCACCATTTGCTATCTACCACCAGTATCTTCAG CCACTTGCAACATGCATGCACAATTTACAGCAGGGGAAACTGGCAATTGGTTTGCAAATTTCAGAACCTTGGCTACGTGAATATCAG GTTCTTCCATCAAGAACTCATCCATTGATGCAGATGAGTGCCTTTGGGGGTTACATTCTCAGTGGGACCAAGATATGTAGCAGTAGCTAA
- the LOC133691568 gene encoding transcription factor E2FC-like, translating to MANASEDPNRTINPSQFHFHLLHSHSHFQNQNLFSSSNNPTPSNRLFPSSFRKPHHPPPPPPDNNKTSIGFQFHSSSTHSAFRDVAMGIKSESDDHEVWTNRDAAFPAQSDIVTDLTLAPRSSSGGKHKNKSRVPKHAKSVTQRMNAESLNGLNLASGCRYDSSLGLLTKKFVKLIQEAQDGTLDLNKTAEVLEVQKRRIYDITNVLEGIGLIEKTSKNHIRWKKEFDDCEQKMLDNHARIKAEVESLYTEEFRLEESIRDRQELLRGLKEDVVCRKHLFLTEEDITSLSCFQNRTIFAIKTPEASYLEVPDPDEDIGSPLYKMTVRSTNGPIDVYLLSKCKQGEDITVEHVEPMDTSAWNSSQCRDQDAGLPSECQGNQNSCCEPFSSLTLEASGICKLIPADCSIIDDYWFTTDDSVSISKLVVGAVVSANVPTARQSERPSLSLGVYSGLGESRASVLMTIWLPVLISNTNNP from the exons atGGCGAACGCCAGCGAAGATCCGAACCGGACAATCAATCCATCGCAATTTCACTTTCATTTACTTCACTCTCATTCTCACTTTCAAAAtcagaatttattttcttcttcaaataatccAACTCCTTCAAATCGACTGTTCCCTTCCTCTTTCCGAAAACCTCACCAcccgcctcctcctcctcctgatAACAACAAAACTTCTATCGGCTTTCAATTCCATAGTTCCAGCACGCATTCTGCATTTCGTGACGTTGCG ATGGGAATAAAAAGTGAAAGTGATGATCATGAGGTTTGGACTAATAGAGATGCCGCTTTCCCTGCGCAAAGTGATATAGTTACTGATCTAACTCTTGCTCCTCGGTCATCTTCTGGGGGTAAGCATAAAAATAAGTCAAGGGTTCCGAAACATGCCAAATCAGTGACTCAAAGAATGAATGCTG AGTCTCTTAATGGACTGAATTTGGCTAGTGGTTGTCGATATGACAGTTCTTTAG GGTTGTTAACCAAGAAATTTGTCAAGTTGATCCAGGAGGCTCAGGACGGGACCCTTGATCTGAACAAAACAGCAGAAGTGTTGGAG GTCCAGAAAAGGAGGATATATGATATTACAAATGTTTTGGAAGGAATAGGGTTAATagagaaaacttcaaaaaatcatATACGCTGGAAGAA GGAATTTGATGACTGTGAGCAAAAGATGTTGGATAATCATGCTAGAATAAAG GCTGAAGTGGAAAGTTTATATACTGAAGAGTTCAGGCTTGAGGAATCTATAAG GGATAGACAAGAACTTCTGAGAGGCTTGAAGGAAGATGTGGTTTGTCGAAA GCATCTCTTTCTAACAGAGGAAGATATTACCAGCCTTTCATGCTTCCAG AATCGAACAATTTTTGCAATAAAAACTCCTGAAGCTAGTTATCTGGAAGTTCCTGATCCTGATGAG GATATTGGTTCTCCACTATACAAAATGACAGTTAGAAGCACCAATGGACCCATTGATGTGTATCTCTTGAG CAAATGCAAACAAGGTGAGGACATAACCGTGGAGCATGTTGAACCAATGGATACAAGTGCTTGGAACAGTAGCCAATGCAGAGACCAAGATGCAGGCTTGCCTTCAGAGTGTCAGGGTAATCAAAACAGTTGTTGTGAACCATTCAGCTCACTAACTCTAGAAGCATCTGGGATTTGTAAGTTAATTCCTGCAGACTGCAGT ATTATTGATGATTACTGGTTCACAACAGATGATTCAGTCAGCATTTCAAAATT GGTAGTTGGGGCTGTAGTTTCTGCAAATGTGCCTACTGCCCGGCAGAGCGAAAGACCGTCTCTCAGCCTTGGTGTCTATAGTGGGCTTGGAGAGTCGAGAGCCAGTGTGCTTATGACCATCTGGCTGCCTGTGTTGATCAGCAACACAAACAATccttga